Sequence from the bacterium genome:
CTGCGCGGCGGCCCATGGGGGACAGATCGTCATTTCCGGAGAGACAAGGGCAGCGGTCGGGGGATCGGCACCGACCGGCATCCGCTTCCGCAGCCTGGGTCGACATCGTCTCCCTGGTCTGGCGGATGCCGAGGCGCTCTTCCAGGTCGTGGCGGACGGACTGCCCGCGCGCTTCCCACCACCGCGGACAGAGGGCCGCACGCCATCGAAGCCGGTCCGGCGCCGGGCGCCTGCCGTTCGTTACTCGTCGAGGGGGTAGAGCGGACGGGTTGCGTGCTGGAACCGCAGCGCCCGCATATTGCAGTTGGTGCACCCGGGCGTCTCGGCCATGATGAGATCCGACGCAAGGGGCCCGTACGCAACGCGAAAATGGGACGGGGACTTCACGAAGACGAGATCGGCGTCTTGCGGCTCCAGCCCGATCGACCGATAGAGCCCCGGGTCCCACTCGATCGTGGGGCGTTCCATCAGGAAGACGTGGATCCCGCCGCTCGCCATGACGGCGGTCCGCCCCATGCTGACGATGACGCCGGCATTGCCGGGCCCGGTGATCCGGTAGCGCCCGTCCCCTAGTGTTCGCACCACACCCGCGAGAGGAATCGGTTGACCGTGCGAAACGCTGACGCTGTGGCCGAGCGGCAGCGTCAGCCGAGCACCGACTCCTGCGGCGTGAGCGGCCTGCACCGCGGGAGCATCGACAAGCGTGAGGAGGGCCGTACGGCCGGATCGGTCGACCCCGTGGGCGAACAGCCCGGCCAGCACCGCATTGCTGTCGCCCGGCGCTCCACCGCTGGGGGCGTCGCCCGAGTCGCCGATCACAACGGGCCCGTGCTCCGCACGGAGCGCCCGGCCGATCGCTTCCTCAAGCGGGACGAGTTGCGGGTCGCATTCGGCACGCCGCGCCCAGGCTTGGTCCGCCAGCGCGTCCGCGATCCGCTGGGCACCTTCCGGGTCGTCGTTGGTAACGACGAGGGAGGCGAAGCCGAGGTCGGGGACGTCGAGCCACGGCTGCACGGGGAACAGCGAGGCCGCGAGCACCCGCCCTCCGGCCGCCAGCGCATCCGTCTTGGCCATGAGATCCCTAAACGGCGGGACGTCCGTGTTCGTGCGCACCGGACTGAGGATCATATGCCGCTTCGCCAGGGCCATCGTGGGATGGATGCGATTCGCCAGGCGGTCCAGGAGCAGCCGCGCCGTTCGGACACCGGTCTCGTACATATCGGTATGTGGATATTTTTTGTAGCCGACCAGAATGTCGACGTGGGCGACCATTCGCGGGGTGATGTGGCCATGCAGGTCCAGGCTCGCCGCGACCGGGATCCGTGATCCCACAACCTCTCTGACCGCGTGCAAGATCAGCCCTTCGGCGTCGGGGTCGTCTTCCAGCACAAGCCCGCCGTGGAGGGCCAGCAGGACCGCGTCCACCGGCAGCTCCTCGCGGAGCCGTCGCAACAAATCCTCGAGCAGGGTATCGAACGCCGCGCGGATGAGAGGTCCGCCCGAGCAGGCGTGCGCGGCTACGAGGGGAACCGCTATGGCGCGCTC
This genomic interval carries:
- a CDS encoding M81 family metallopeptidase: MDTGFAPAQPWPHPAGGGDPLRIAVGSLKQESNTFSPVTSDLDFFDADTRLSGEAILPFARRARIELSGFLDALDAERAIAVPLVAAHACSGGPLIRAAFDTLLEDLLRRLREELPVDAVLLALHGGLVLEDDPDAEGLILHAVREVVGSRIPVAASLDLHGHITPRMVAHVDILVGYKKYPHTDMYETGVRTARLLLDRLANRIHPTMALAKRHMILSPVRTNTDVPPFRDLMAKTDALAAGGRVLAASLFPVQPWLDVPDLGFASLVVTNDDPEGAQRIADALADQAWARRAECDPQLVPLEEAIGRALRAEHGPVVIGDSGDAPSGGAPGDSNAVLAGLFAHGVDRSGRTALLTLVDAPAVQAAHAAGVGARLTLPLGHSVSVSHGQPIPLAGVVRTLGDGRYRITGPGNAGVIVSMGRTAVMASGGIHVFLMERPTIEWDPGLYRSIGLEPQDADLVFVKSPSHFRVAYGPLASDLIMAETPGCTNCNMRALRFQHATRPLYPLDE